The Couchioplanes caeruleus sequence CGTCTACGTCGCCACCGGGTTCGGTGGCTGGGGAATGAGCACCGGCGTGCTGACGGGCCAGCTCCTCGCCGGGTCCCTCACGGGCGAGGAGCCGCCGTGGGCCCACCTGTACGACCCCCGCAGGCTCAATCTGGCCCGCGAGGCCGGATCGATGCTGAAACTGCAGGCCAAGGTCGCCGGCCACTTCCTGGGCGACCGGGTCCGGCCGTCCCATGCCGACACGACGGCCGACATCGAACCGGGCAACGGCGCGGTCGTCCGGGTACGCGGCCAGCACTGCGCGGCCTACCGCGACCCGGACGGTGGCCTCCATGCCGTATCCGCACGCTGCACCCATCTCGGCTGCCTCGTGCACTTCAACGCTGCCGAGACGGCGTGGGAGTGCCCGTGTCACGGTTCCCGGTTCGGCATCGACGGCGCCGTCATCCAGGGCCCGGCCAACCGGCCGCTGGAACGCCGCGACCTCCCCGCCGAGCCGTCCCCGGCCACCTCCCCCGTCGGCGACAAGCACGCGACCCGCGCCCCGGAGACAGGCGGCGCGTCGTGACGGAGACAGGCGGCGGATCGTGACGCGTACTTCGCCGAGGCCGAGCGGGTGAGCGACCCCGTGGGGCGGGCACGGCTGCACCATGTGGAGAACCGAGCACGACCGCGGGACAGGAGAGGCGCCACTGTTATGCATGGTCACGAGCGCAAGGGGTACGCGCCTCCCCTGCCGCTCTTAATCGGAGGTGTTCGATCCATGTCCACCGCTCAGGCGCGCTCAGCGTCCCACCGCTCACTCGTGCAGACCGCGACGCTCGCGGTCGGCGCCGTCTTCCTGCTCGTCGGCGTCCTCGGCTTCATCCCCGGCGTCACCACCGACTACGACGCCATGACCTTCGCCGGACACGAGTCCGACGCGAGACTGCTCGGCGTGTTCGAGGTGTCCGTGCTGCACAACATCGTGCACCTGCTGTTCGGCATCGCGGGCCTGGCGATGGCCCGCACCGCGTCGGCGGCACGTCTCTACCTCATCATCGGCGGCGCGGTCTACCTCGTGCTCTGGCTCTACGGGTTGATCATCGACCACGACAGTGCCGCCAACTTCGTCCCGGTCAACACCGCCGACGACTGGCTGCACTTCTTCCTGGGCATCGGCATGATCGGCCTCGGACTGGCCACCTCCCGCCGCCGCACCGTCTGACCGGACGTGGTGCCGCCCGAGGCCCGCCGAGGGCGGCACCACGTCCAGGCCGAACGACGAAGGTCATCCGGCGGCTACGCGCCGGCTGCTGCATGAGGCAGGAATACCGCCCGTACGCAGCCGTCCTCCTTCTCCTTGAAGAGCCGGTATCCCTCGGGCGCCTGGCCCAGTGGCATCACGTGGGTCGCCAGGTGCTCTGTCACCAGTTCGTCGC is a genomic window containing:
- a CDS encoding DUF4383 domain-containing protein is translated as MSTAQARSASHRSLVQTATLAVGAVFLLVGVLGFIPGVTTDYDAMTFAGHESDARLLGVFEVSVLHNIVHLLFGIAGLAMARTASAARLYLIIGGAVYLVLWLYGLIIDHDSAANFVPVNTADDWLHFFLGIGMIGLGLATSRRRTV